One window from the genome of Paraconexibacter algicola encodes:
- a CDS encoding cytochrome P450 yields MSTAVRTPSVSGLHAAQSMLLKGLHTGSPIVKGAPGSDIARMRVGRRTSFTIKHPDYVDHVLHGAADRYHKSIEYELLRAVLGLNLFTDEDDSWRRHRMLLNPTMSKRHVRGMVDLMIDPIAAYVDAFDDGSDRIEVEMASSMVGLTMDVVGTALFGHRFGEVGAKMTKVVTTGLRSAEVATRLLIVASPPVWGMRAFSRALHHAPYVPPPLNALQWVMRTVDEIVWDLIDDRRAHPTGSDDLLNLLLSTQDEDGRHLPLRRVRDEVTTFMLAGHETTANALAWMWYLLALNPDARDRMLREVDEVLDGRRPTVDDIPNLPWTTACFQEAMRFYPPAWIIPRTAIEDDEIDGHRIPKGATVIVPIHAIHHDPRFWPDPEVYDPSRFLPENARGRPRSHYLPFGGGRRICIGTSFALMETTLITAMMSQRFVYDLVPGHPVEPEATLTLRPRNGVKMVARRRVANTTREAA; encoded by the coding sequence ATGAGCACCGCCGTCCGCACCCCGTCGGTCAGCGGCCTGCACGCCGCCCAGTCGATGCTCCTCAAGGGCCTGCACACCGGCTCCCCGATCGTCAAGGGCGCTCCCGGCAGCGACATCGCGCGGATGCGCGTCGGGCGCCGCACGTCGTTCACGATCAAGCACCCCGACTACGTCGACCACGTCCTCCACGGGGCCGCAGACCGGTACCACAAGAGCATCGAGTACGAGCTCCTGCGCGCGGTCCTCGGCCTCAACCTCTTCACCGACGAGGACGACTCCTGGCGCCGCCACCGGATGCTGCTCAACCCGACCATGTCCAAGCGTCACGTGCGCGGGATGGTCGACCTCATGATCGACCCGATCGCCGCCTACGTCGACGCGTTCGACGACGGCAGCGATCGCATCGAGGTCGAGATGGCGTCCTCGATGGTCGGCCTGACGATGGACGTCGTCGGCACCGCGCTGTTCGGCCACCGCTTCGGGGAGGTCGGCGCGAAGATGACGAAGGTCGTGACGACCGGCCTGCGCAGCGCCGAGGTCGCCACCCGGCTGCTGATCGTCGCCTCGCCGCCCGTCTGGGGCATGCGGGCGTTCTCCCGCGCGCTGCACCACGCGCCCTACGTGCCGCCACCGCTGAACGCCCTGCAGTGGGTCATGCGGACCGTCGACGAGATCGTCTGGGACCTCATCGACGACCGTCGCGCCCACCCCACCGGCAGCGACGACCTGCTCAACCTGCTCCTCTCCACCCAGGACGAGGACGGCCGCCACCTGCCGCTGCGCCGCGTGCGCGACGAGGTCACCACGTTCATGCTCGCCGGCCACGAGACCACCGCCAACGCGCTCGCGTGGATGTGGTATCTGCTGGCGCTCAACCCCGACGCGCGCGACCGCATGCTCCGCGAGGTCGACGAGGTCCTGGACGGCCGCCGGCCGACGGTCGACGACATCCCCAACCTGCCGTGGACGACCGCCTGCTTCCAGGAGGCGATGCGGTTCTACCCGCCCGCGTGGATCATCCCGCGCACCGCGATCGAGGACGACGAGATCGACGGCCACCGCATCCCCAAGGGCGCGACCGTCATCGTCCCGATCCACGCGATCCACCACGACCCGCGGTTCTGGCCCGACCCCGAGGTGTACGACCCGTCGCGGTTCCTGCCGGAGAACGCGCGCGGCCGGCCGCGGTCGCACTACCTGCCGTTCGGCGGCGGCCGTCGCATCTGCATCGGCACGAGCTTCGCGCTGATGGAGACGACGCTGATCACCGCGATGATGTCGCAGCGGTTCGTCTACGACCTGGTGCCCGGGCACCCGGTCGAGCCGGAGGCGACGCTGACGCTCCGGCCGCGCAACGGTGTGAAGATGGTCGCGCGACGGCGCGTCGCGAACACGACGAGGGAGGCAGCATGA
- a CDS encoding ABC1 kinase family protein, translating to MANEIRGSRLRRAASITGVAAGVAAREASARVITKTGDSDARRAAANRQQLKSAQALVKVFAGMRGAAMKVGQTLSAVDLGLVPEEIRPEFQEILATLQQGADPVPFRAIRKVVEEDLEAAIPDVFASFDETPLAAASIGQVHRARLHDGREVVVKVQYPGIAEAIHADMQNLRLGLKLLASIAPGIDTGAIADEIRERIAEELDYELEASNQRAMARVYRDHPFVVVPDVVMALCRERVIVMDFVDGRRFAEVRDLPAADRDRLGEILCRFYINGPMRHRLLNGDPHPGNALYLDDGRVAFLDFGFFKRLGDREVEHLVRSNVATYRGDADGLLDLIVELGALPPDPQLAQPFYESYHAIFGWLMVDEHTTADPSTTAEMMRRYTQMRGQEGFDELVLPAEHFVMMRSVMLLIGLLGQLGATNRWLDISREWMFGDEPVTELGRQEAAFFAGRHDYTTPAVDAGSRA from the coding sequence ATGGCGAACGAGATCCGAGGCTCGCGACTGCGACGGGCCGCGTCGATCACCGGCGTGGCGGCCGGCGTCGCGGCGCGCGAGGCGTCCGCGCGCGTCATCACGAAGACCGGGGACTCCGACGCCCGCCGCGCGGCGGCCAACCGCCAGCAGCTCAAGAGCGCGCAGGCGCTCGTCAAGGTCTTCGCCGGCATGCGCGGGGCCGCCATGAAGGTCGGCCAGACGCTCTCCGCCGTCGACCTCGGCCTCGTCCCCGAGGAGATCCGCCCCGAGTTCCAGGAGATCCTCGCCACCCTCCAGCAGGGCGCCGACCCCGTCCCGTTCCGCGCGATCCGCAAGGTCGTCGAGGAGGACCTCGAGGCCGCGATCCCCGACGTCTTCGCCTCCTTCGACGAGACGCCGCTGGCCGCCGCCTCGATCGGCCAGGTGCACCGTGCCCGGCTGCACGACGGCCGCGAGGTCGTCGTGAAGGTCCAGTACCCCGGCATCGCCGAGGCGATCCACGCCGACATGCAGAACCTGCGGCTCGGCCTGAAGCTCCTCGCCTCGATCGCCCCGGGCATCGACACCGGCGCGATCGCCGACGAGATCCGCGAGCGGATCGCCGAGGAGCTCGACTACGAGCTCGAGGCCTCCAACCAGCGCGCCATGGCGCGCGTCTACCGTGACCACCCGTTCGTCGTCGTCCCCGACGTCGTCATGGCGCTCTGTCGCGAGCGGGTCATCGTCATGGACTTCGTCGACGGCCGCCGCTTCGCCGAGGTCCGCGACCTCCCCGCCGCCGACCGCGACCGGCTCGGCGAGATCCTCTGCCGCTTCTACATCAACGGCCCGATGCGCCACCGGCTGCTCAACGGTGACCCGCACCCGGGCAACGCCCTCTACCTCGACGACGGGCGCGTCGCGTTCCTGGACTTCGGCTTCTTCAAGCGCCTGGGCGACCGCGAGGTCGAGCACCTTGTCCGCTCCAACGTCGCCACCTACCGCGGCGACGCCGACGGCCTGCTCGACCTGATCGTCGAGCTCGGGGCGCTCCCGCCCGACCCGCAGCTCGCCCAGCCGTTCTACGAGAGCTACCACGCGATCTTCGGCTGGCTGATGGTCGACGAGCACACCACCGCCGACCCGAGCACCACCGCGGAGATGATGCGCCGCTACACGCAGATGCGCGGGCAGGAGGGCTTCGACGAGCTCGTGCTGCCCGCCGAGCACTTCGTGATGATGCGCTCGGTCATGCTCCTGATCGGGCTGCTCGGCCAGCTCGGCGCCACCAACCGCTGGCTCGACATCTCGCGCGAGTGGATGTTCGGCGACGAGCCCGTCACCGAGCTCGGCCGTCAGGAGGCCGCGTTCTTCGCCGGCCGCCACGACTACACCACCCCCGCCGTCGACGCCGGGAGCCGGGCATGA
- a CDS encoding TetR/AcrR family transcriptional regulator, with the protein MTAEPRRLTRAQQRVATRTAILDATGEVLVADGYAELTTRRVAELAGVAQSTLMHHFPTREALLVETVSHLAMRLADEAIDALDLVALREPAQRETVLDQAWAQFTSPVAIAAAQLWAAAWAEPQLAAALHELEQRLGGLIFGTAATLFPDISDDPRFRPSIDAAVSLIRGLVMAIPVSGAAEIDARWAAMKPVLADVAGALLDG; encoded by the coding sequence ATGACCGCCGAGCCCCGCCGTCTCACCCGCGCCCAGCAGCGCGTCGCCACGCGCACGGCGATCCTCGACGCGACCGGCGAGGTGCTCGTCGCGGACGGCTACGCGGAGCTGACCACGCGGCGGGTCGCCGAGCTCGCCGGGGTCGCGCAGAGCACGCTCATGCACCACTTCCCGACCCGCGAGGCGCTGCTCGTCGAGACCGTCAGCCACCTGGCGATGCGGCTCGCCGACGAGGCGATCGACGCGCTCGACCTCGTCGCGCTGCGCGAGCCGGCCCAGCGCGAGACGGTGCTCGACCAGGCGTGGGCGCAGTTCACCTCCCCCGTCGCGATCGCCGCGGCGCAGCTGTGGGCCGCGGCCTGGGCCGAGCCGCAGCTCGCCGCCGCCCTGCACGAGCTCGAGCAGCGCCTCGGCGGGCTGATCTTCGGCACGGCCGCCACGCTGTTCCCGGACATCAGCGACGACCCGCGGTTCCGGCCGTCGATCGACGCCGCCGTCTCCCTCATCCGCGGGCTCGTCATGGCGATCCCGGTGTCGGGCGCGGCGGAGATCGACGCGCGCTGGGCGGCGATGAAGCCGGTGCTCGCCGACGTCGCCGGCGCGCTGCTGGACGGCTAG
- a CDS encoding pre-peptidase C-terminal domain-containing protein encodes MRRPLALLAVLAGLVTAAPASAVPLEATPFPAEPVGGVEPNETPATAQPVLSGQRIRGTLLAQEDVGLDLDHYRVSAQAGERLFAAVTTATSPVADVGLRLIGPDGTTVLESDADDGEQNPLSATFAGVPLPQTGTYTLRVSRDGPNVIAPYDLVVRVVPGAATAESEPNDVVAQANPLPAGGVLGTYAAGVGGQDLHRLQLQAGDTVALALDLDPERDGVTWNGRLALAGPSGPLDRVDDPGGDATPSEALVLTAAETGTYVVTVDSSSAGSATSTYRLVATVVARETPSCRSVAGSPAGVGDGTTEVPIVVTDPAEIRRLAVNLSITHTRLEDLDVALRSPSGVEVALFNDVALGASGTTTHTATYGTLAGATLGVGLAPVSVAPGATTRLQWFEGTEAAGTWRLVLRDDTPGNGTSGSVLPPTLVLCPQDPLPTGNELFAATFNADDGGFTHSGTADEWERGTPATVATSSSNPVAGLSTCGEGSGCFKTDLDGTYGNGTQVLLSPPISLAGRSGRILASWRQWFQLEFARFDFARVSVVEVGGANPTTLWEWDGPTMTNVGVGPGVGLAIPAAAGWARLTGNLSAYAGRTVQLRFALQGDASVNYAGLAIDDVRIVQPTGTLTVAPAGGGTGRVTSSVGGIDCGATCASTALPLDTPVTLTAVPAAGSVFTGFAGPGCSGTATTCTVTLDRSRTVTATFEPAPIPDPGVNPGSGTGTGAPGAATPDAGSGFLPDPGLAGDVDADTVRPALAIRLGRGRLTARRSATVTLTLSERASVAGSLSLRTCTRRRGARRPTCRTTTRSVVLGTRGQGRSTARIPLRGLRPGTYTLRLTALDAAGNRSAVRTLRLTVRRR; translated from the coding sequence ATGCGCCGCCCGCTCGCCCTGCTCGCCGTCCTCGCCGGACTCGTCACCGCCGCCCCGGCGTCGGCCGTGCCGCTGGAGGCGACCCCGTTCCCGGCCGAGCCGGTCGGCGGGGTGGAGCCCAACGAGACGCCCGCGACCGCGCAGCCCGTCCTCAGCGGCCAGCGGATCCGCGGGACGCTGCTGGCCCAGGAGGACGTCGGCCTCGACCTCGACCACTACCGCGTCAGCGCGCAGGCCGGTGAGCGGCTGTTCGCGGCGGTCACGACGGCCACCAGCCCGGTCGCGGACGTCGGCCTGCGGCTGATCGGCCCCGACGGCACCACGGTCCTCGAGTCCGACGCCGACGACGGCGAGCAGAACCCGCTGTCGGCGACTTTCGCCGGCGTCCCGCTCCCGCAGACCGGCACGTACACGCTGCGGGTCTCGCGCGACGGGCCGAACGTGATCGCCCCGTACGACCTCGTCGTGCGGGTCGTGCCCGGGGCCGCGACGGCCGAGAGCGAGCCCAACGACGTCGTCGCGCAGGCCAACCCGCTCCCGGCCGGGGGCGTCCTCGGCACGTACGCGGCCGGGGTGGGCGGCCAGGACCTGCACCGCCTGCAGCTGCAGGCGGGCGACACGGTCGCGCTCGCGCTCGACCTCGACCCCGAGCGCGACGGGGTGACCTGGAACGGGCGCCTGGCGCTCGCGGGCCCGTCGGGCCCGCTGGACCGGGTCGACGATCCCGGCGGTGACGCGACGCCGTCGGAGGCGCTCGTCCTGACGGCCGCCGAGACCGGCACCTACGTCGTGACCGTCGACTCCTCGTCGGCGGGGTCGGCGACCTCCACCTACCGGCTGGTCGCGACCGTGGTCGCGCGCGAGACGCCGTCGTGCCGCAGCGTCGCCGGCTCCCCGGCGGGGGTCGGCGACGGCACCACCGAGGTGCCGATCGTCGTCACGGACCCGGCGGAGATCCGGCGGCTCGCGGTGAACCTGAGCATCACGCACACGCGGCTCGAGGACCTCGACGTGGCGTTGCGCTCCCCGTCCGGCGTGGAGGTGGCGCTGTTCAACGACGTGGCCCTGGGCGCCTCGGGCACCACGACGCACACCGCGACCTACGGGACGCTCGCCGGCGCGACGCTCGGGGTCGGGCTCGCGCCCGTGTCCGTCGCCCCCGGCGCCACCACGCGGCTGCAGTGGTTCGAGGGGACCGAGGCGGCCGGGACCTGGCGGCTCGTGCTGCGCGACGACACCCCGGGCAACGGCACGAGCGGCTCGGTGCTGCCGCCGACGCTGGTGCTCTGCCCGCAGGACCCCCTGCCCACCGGGAACGAGCTCTTCGCCGCGACCTTCAACGCCGACGACGGCGGCTTCACGCACAGCGGCACCGCCGACGAGTGGGAGCGCGGGACGCCCGCGACGGTCGCCACCAGCAGCTCCAACCCGGTCGCCGGCCTGTCGACGTGCGGCGAGGGCAGCGGCTGCTTCAAGACCGACCTCGACGGCACCTACGGCAACGGCACCCAGGTGCTGCTCTCCCCGCCGATCTCGCTCGCCGGCCGCAGCGGCCGGATCCTCGCCAGCTGGCGGCAGTGGTTCCAGCTGGAGTTCGCGCGGTTCGACTTCGCCCGCGTGAGCGTGGTCGAGGTGGGCGGGGCGAACCCCACGACGCTGTGGGAGTGGGACGGGCCGACGATGACGAACGTGGGGGTCGGTCCGGGCGTCGGGCTCGCGATCCCCGCGGCCGCCGGCTGGGCGCGGCTGACCGGGAACCTCTCCGCCTACGCGGGACGGACCGTGCAGCTGCGCTTCGCGCTGCAGGGCGACGCGAGCGTCAATTACGCCGGGCTGGCGATCGACGACGTCCGGATCGTCCAGCCGACCGGCACGCTGACGGTGGCGCCGGCCGGCGGCGGGACGGGTCGCGTCACCTCGTCGGTCGGCGGGATCGACTGCGGCGCGACCTGCGCGTCGACGGCGCTGCCGCTGGACACCCCGGTCACGCTCACCGCGGTCCCCGCCGCCGGCAGCGTCTTCACCGGCTTCGCCGGTCCCGGCTGCAGCGGCACGGCGACGACCTGCACGGTCACGCTCGACCGCAGCCGCACCGTCACCGCGACCTTCGAGCCCGCGCCCATCCCGGACCCCGGGGTGAACCCGGGCAGCGGCACCGGGACCGGCGCACCGGGCGCCGCGACGCCTGATGCGGGCAGCGGCTTCCTGCCCGACCCCGGGCTCGCCGGGGACGTGGACGCCGACACGGTCCGCCCGGCGCTCGCGATCCGGCTCGGCCGCGGTCGCCTGACCGCCCGGCGCAGCGCCACCGTCACGCTGACGCTGTCCGAACGGGCGTCGGTCGCGGGATCGCTGAGCCTGCGCACGTGCACGCGCCGGCGGGGCGCCCGGCGGCCGACGTGCCGGACGACCACGCGGTCGGTCGTGCTCGGGACGCGCGGACAGGGGCGCAGCACCGCGCGGATCCCGCTGCGTGGCCTGCGTCCGGGCACCTACACGCTGCGGCTCACGGCCCTGGACGCGGCGGGCAACCGCTCGGCGGTCCGGACGCTGCGGCTGACCGTGCGCCGCCGCTAG